In Alkalihalobacterium alkalinitrilicum, a genomic segment contains:
- a CDS encoding YceD family protein gives MKWTVQQLNGLKSKGLTIDEIVDLNELKKIDPQIREISPVHVTGEAIFSKNLISFPLDIKGEMTLPCSRSLLDVKFPFHIQVKEVFSLDDYAWVSEDEAEDVHTLEGDTLDLVPYIMEHILLEIPLQLISEKADEKGLQSGQDWELITEENKQDRIDPRLADLAKFFDKQ, from the coding sequence TTGAAATGGACAGTTCAACAACTGAATGGTTTGAAAAGTAAAGGATTAACGATTGATGAGATTGTAGATCTCAATGAATTAAAAAAGATTGATCCACAAATTCGTGAAATTAGTCCAGTTCATGTGACTGGTGAAGCGATATTTTCTAAAAATCTAATCTCGTTTCCTCTTGATATAAAGGGAGAAATGACTTTACCTTGTTCAAGGTCGTTATTAGATGTAAAGTTTCCTTTTCACATTCAAGTGAAAGAAGTTTTTAGTTTAGACGATTATGCATGGGTAAGCGAAGATGAAGCAGAAGATGTTCATACTCTTGAAGGAGATACCCTTGATCTTGTTCCATATATTATGGAGCACATTCTTCTTGAGATCCCACTCCAACTTATTAGTGAGAAAGCGGATGAAAAAGGTCTTCAATCTGGTCAAGACTGGGAATTAATTACGGAAGAAAACAAGCAAGATCGTATTGATCCTCGTTTGGCAGATTTAGCGAAATTCTTTGATAAACAATAG
- the bshC gene encoding bacillithiol biosynthesis cysteine-adding enzyme BshC has protein sequence MNVKEVELSPTTKIAKAYIEEDPQIHSFFEYDYLERSTYASRYEYIKNRTYDRDLLADALITYNEKLIYHEKNLLQIERLRDPNSVVVVTGQQPGLMTGPLYTIYKALTVIVLAKEQERQLGVPVIPVFWVAGEDHDFLEVNHLFLQGKNQLVKYQLFDRTDDVKSPLSERPLAYEKTKNWIEDVFASMPETNYTKELLEVVTSSLKNSTSYSHFFSQLMAWFFKEEGLVLLDAADVNIRSIEKPMFLSLIEESYAIQKSFLTQSEQLEQFGFGTPIDRNEENANLFIIENGQRHRLDRISETTFVANQKIYSKQELLSIAQMTPERLSNNVVTRPIMQEFLLPVLAFVGGPGEIAYWSTLKKVFKSLEMKMPPIVPRLSITLLEKKHSEWLEKKGIMINEALSNPLSKMRDEWYEKQKKWDIEKVATDVKLQIENVHNPLRQIAGQLDETSEKLANKNIQILLDQIDVLYQKLERQQKEKYKYEFMKYDAVEQMVFPNQKPQERIYNIFQFINQFGFELIDQVKAQEINVNRYHKIIEL, from the coding sequence ATGAATGTGAAAGAAGTTGAACTTTCACCAACAACTAAAATAGCTAAAGCGTATATAGAGGAAGATCCACAAATCCATTCGTTCTTTGAGTATGACTATTTAGAACGATCTACATATGCTTCTCGTTATGAATACATAAAAAATCGTACATATGATCGAGACCTTCTAGCGGATGCGTTAATAACGTATAATGAAAAGCTTATTTATCACGAAAAAAATTTATTGCAAATCGAACGCCTTCGTGATCCTAACAGTGTAGTCGTAGTTACAGGACAACAACCTGGATTGATGACGGGGCCTTTATACACGATATATAAAGCGTTGACGGTGATCGTATTGGCAAAAGAACAAGAGCGACAATTAGGTGTTCCTGTTATCCCTGTGTTTTGGGTAGCAGGAGAAGATCACGATTTCCTGGAAGTAAATCACTTGTTTTTGCAAGGGAAAAACCAATTGGTGAAGTATCAATTATTTGACAGAACAGATGATGTAAAATCACCATTGTCAGAGAGACCGCTCGCTTATGAAAAAACGAAGAATTGGATTGAAGACGTTTTTGCTTCAATGCCAGAGACGAACTATACAAAAGAGCTTCTTGAAGTTGTAACATCGTCACTAAAGAATTCAACGAGCTATTCACATTTTTTTAGCCAGTTAATGGCGTGGTTTTTTAAAGAAGAAGGTCTCGTTTTGCTTGATGCAGCAGACGTTAATATACGCTCGATTGAAAAACCTATGTTTTTATCGCTTATTGAGGAAAGTTATGCCATTCAGAAATCTTTTTTGACGCAGTCTGAGCAACTAGAACAATTTGGTTTTGGAACACCAATTGATCGAAATGAAGAAAATGCAAACCTTTTTATCATAGAAAATGGCCAGCGTCACCGATTAGATCGAATTAGTGAAACAACATTTGTGGCCAATCAAAAAATTTATTCAAAACAAGAATTGCTTTCTATTGCTCAAATGACCCCAGAGCGATTAAGTAATAATGTCGTTACTCGTCCAATAATGCAAGAATTTCTATTACCCGTACTTGCTTTCGTTGGAGGTCCTGGAGAAATCGCTTATTGGTCAACGTTGAAAAAGGTATTTAAATCATTAGAAATGAAAATGCCACCGATTGTTCCCCGGCTTTCTATTACGTTGCTGGAGAAAAAGCATAGTGAGTGGTTGGAGAAAAAAGGTATAATGATTAATGAGGCATTATCTAATCCGTTATCTAAAATGAGAGATGAGTGGTATGAGAAACAAAAAAAATGGGATATAGAAAAGGTCGCTACCGATGTTAAACTTCAAATAGAAAATGTTCACAATCCACTTCGTCAAATTGCTGGACAATTAGATGAAACATCAGAGAAGCTTGCAAATAAAAATATCCAAATTCTTTTGGACCAAATAGATGTACTTTATCAAAAATTAGAACGTCAACAAAAAGAAAAGTATAAGTATGAGTTCATGAAGTATGATGCAGTTGAACAAATGGTCTTTCCAAACCAGAAGCCACAGGAACGCATATATAATATATTTCAATTTATTAACCAGTTTGGTTTTGAACTTATCGATCAGGTAAAGGCACAAGAGATAAATGTAAATCGATATCATAAGATTATTGAACTTTAA
- a CDS encoding 2-dehydropantoate 2-reductase, giving the protein MNIGVIGGGAIGLLLAAYLRKSGFNVTLYTRSQKQATQLEESGIKLRTREGSEMVSVVSRTMEDVCVLEEDLIFVTVKQFHLKKLFDSIDLSKHPQAMVFLQNGMGHLSVIRNLPVQSLFVGVVEHGAMRTSMTDVHHTGIGVIKIGAVRGEIQRWSNVWKVLSENDFPITVLNNWLTIMERKLIVNACINPLTALYRVTNGTLVSNPHFQKLMRSVYEETVASLEFRNDDGMWEEVLAICEKTANNRSSMLRDIENNNETEIDAITGYVLQKGEEKGIPIAITAFLYESIKGIEREAREKVE; this is encoded by the coding sequence GTGAACATAGGTGTTATTGGTGGTGGAGCAATTGGACTTCTTTTAGCCGCCTATTTAAGAAAATCAGGGTTTAACGTAACGTTATATACTCGGAGTCAAAAACAAGCAACGCAACTAGAGGAGTCTGGAATTAAATTGCGAACTAGGGAAGGTTCTGAAATGGTCTCAGTCGTTTCTAGGACAATGGAAGACGTATGTGTCTTAGAGGAAGATTTAATTTTTGTAACCGTAAAACAATTTCACTTAAAAAAGCTTTTCGACTCCATTGATCTTTCTAAACATCCTCAAGCAATGGTCTTCTTGCAAAATGGAATGGGGCATCTTTCAGTGATTCGAAACCTTCCTGTCCAATCGCTATTTGTTGGGGTTGTTGAACATGGGGCGATGCGGACTTCGATGACTGATGTCCATCATACAGGAATTGGGGTAATAAAGATCGGGGCTGTTAGGGGTGAGATCCAAAGATGGAGTAATGTTTGGAAAGTCTTATCAGAAAATGACTTTCCTATTACCGTATTAAACAATTGGTTAACGATAATGGAACGAAAGTTAATTGTAAATGCATGTATTAATCCGTTAACTGCGTTATATCGAGTAACAAATGGAACTCTAGTTTCGAACCCACATTTTCAAAAACTGATGCGCTCTGTCTACGAGGAAACGGTTGCGAGTCTCGAATTTAGAAACGATGATGGTATGTGGGAAGAAGTACTTGCGATTTGTGAAAAGACAGCAAACAATAGATCATCGATGCTACGTGATATTGAAAATAATAATGAAACTGAAATTGATGCTATTACAGGGTATGTGTTACAAAAAGGGGAAGAAAAAGGGATACCTATCGCTATAACGGCATTTTTATATGAAAGTATTAAAGGAATAGAAAGGGAAGCGAGGGAGAAGGTTGAGTAG
- a CDS encoding DUF3397 domain-containing protein, which produces MSSAFAWFIATVVTLPIIGWYLAYIITVKITKKKSYSVRLAADLSLVLFISAVYFISYEIWDQSFLWIILIAFFLVAICFTVVHWKVANDIHFVRLVRGIWRFNFILFFIIYLVLSTYGFVLRLIS; this is translated from the coding sequence TTGAGTAGTGCTTTCGCATGGTTTATTGCTACGGTTGTGACGCTACCTATTATAGGTTGGTACTTAGCGTATATTATAACAGTTAAAATTACGAAGAAAAAAAGTTATTCAGTTCGTCTTGCGGCGGATCTCTCCTTAGTCCTGTTTATAAGTGCAGTTTACTTTATTAGTTACGAAATATGGGATCAATCCTTCTTGTGGATCATTCTCATCGCTTTTTTCTTAGTTGCAATTTGTTTTACTGTCGTCCATTGGAAAGTGGCGAATGATATTCACTTTGTTCGTTTGGTTAGAGGAATATGGCGGTTTAATTTTATTTTATTTTTTATTATTTATCTTGTACTAAGTACGTATGGTTTCGTTTTGAGACTGATTAGTTAA
- a CDS encoding RsfA family transcriptional regulator, giving the protein MSIIRQDAWTNDEDLILAEVVLRHIREGSTQLAAFEEVGERLQRTSAACGFRWNSAIRKKYDAAITLAKKQRKKGKLTQEQEVEQANYEVEASQEMEGSTIVNSVKKEEETAVLSEDKQASTKEMTLDDVINFLQQYTSKLGHHDRLEDENQKLIQENQKLKESNEKLKKEIKVVKKEKETINDDYRTLINIMDRARKMAVLPEEKSTN; this is encoded by the coding sequence ATGTCTATTATTCGGCAAGACGCATGGACGAATGATGAAGATTTAATCTTAGCTGAAGTGGTTTTACGTCATATAAGAGAAGGTAGTACGCAGCTTGCTGCATTCGAAGAAGTGGGCGAAAGGTTACAACGGACGTCGGCTGCTTGTGGGTTTCGATGGAACTCAGCTATTCGGAAAAAGTATGATGCGGCTATTACATTAGCGAAAAAACAACGTAAAAAAGGTAAACTTACGCAAGAGCAAGAAGTTGAACAAGCAAACTATGAAGTGGAAGCAAGTCAAGAAATGGAAGGTTCAACGATCGTAAATTCCGTAAAGAAAGAAGAGGAAACGGCTGTTCTTTCTGAAGATAAACAAGCATCTACTAAAGAGATGACGCTCGATGATGTCATTAATTTTCTTCAACAATATACTAGTAAGCTAGGACATCATGACCGATTAGAAGACGAGAACCAGAAGTTAATACAGGAAAACCAAAAATTAAAAGAATCTAATGAAAAGCTGAAAAAAGAAATAAAAGTTGTAAAAAAAGAAAAAGAAACTATTAACGATGATTATAGGACGTTAATTAATATTATGGATCGTGCAAGAAAGATGGCTGTACTACCTGAAGAAAAGAGTACTAATTAG
- a CDS encoding enoyl-CoA hydratase/isomerase family protein: MEKVQLIREAGIAWLIINREDKRNAVDYDVMDLLTEKLDEIEKNEEDKLVVIRGTGNQAFCSGGDLSIFHALHTKKQAEHMLSKMGEILFRLFFFPKPTVAAINGTAVGGGCELATACDFRLAAPHVKVGFVQGTLGITTGWGASTMLFERVNQSDAMNMLMTAKRYDAEEAVDVNFVQQIINTENFDEGCKEWLAPFLKQSTPVLRAYKKRWNDRFDKASVKNRFIKEIDECSTLWETDEHHAAVERFLSK, from the coding sequence GTGGAAAAAGTACAGTTAATTCGTGAGGCAGGTATAGCATGGTTAATTATTAACCGAGAAGATAAAAGGAATGCAGTAGATTATGATGTAATGGACCTACTTACAGAAAAGTTAGACGAAATTGAAAAAAATGAAGAAGACAAACTTGTTGTTATCAGGGGTACAGGGAATCAAGCTTTTTGTTCGGGTGGCGATCTTTCGATATTTCATGCATTACATACGAAAAAACAAGCAGAACATATGCTTTCGAAAATGGGAGAAATTTTGTTCCGACTATTTTTCTTTCCAAAGCCAACAGTGGCGGCAATCAATGGTACGGCTGTAGGTGGAGGGTGTGAGTTAGCCACTGCGTGTGATTTTCGGCTAGCAGCCCCGCATGTAAAGGTAGGGTTCGTTCAAGGAACACTTGGAATAACAACAGGATGGGGCGCATCTACCATGTTGTTTGAACGTGTTAATCAATCAGATGCAATGAATATGCTCATGACAGCTAAACGATATGATGCAGAAGAAGCAGTTGACGTAAATTTTGTTCAACAAATTATAAACACGGAGAACTTTGACGAAGGGTGTAAAGAATGGTTAGCTCCGTTCTTAAAACAGTCGACACCTGTTCTAAGAGCTTATAAAAAGCGTTGGAATGATCGTTTTGATAAAGCGAGTGTAAAAAATAGGTTTATAAAAGAAATTGATGAATGTTCGACACTTTGGGAAACGGATGAACACCATGCAGCGGTTGAACGGTTTTTATCAAAGTAA
- the rpmF gene encoding 50S ribosomal protein L32 yields MAVPFRRTSKTRKRKRRTHYKLAVPGMVKCPECGELKIAHRVCKECGSYKGQDVLNK; encoded by the coding sequence ATGGCAGTACCTTTTAGAAGAACTTCAAAAACTCGCAAAAGAAAACGTCGTACTCACTACAAATTAGCAGTACCAGGTATGGTAAAGTGCCCAGAGTGTGGAGAGTTAAAGATTGCACACCGTGTATGTAAAGAGTGTGGATCATACAAAGGCCAAGACGTTTTAAACAAATAA
- a CDS encoding N-acetyltransferase translates to MEKLEVKRLLINFKTLEEFQNFREYGAPELSMREDLQANIIENDSESPFYGIYYGNKLIARMSLYRVEEKFDKYFEPPQDYLELFKLEVLESYQQKGYGKALVDFAKSFNLPIKTNARQRSDDFWNKMGFESVTYQSSRDRGENPYVWYPEGVKEQMLPEE, encoded by the coding sequence ATGGAGAAACTAGAAGTTAAGCGCTTACTTATAAATTTTAAAACGTTAGAGGAATTTCAAAACTTTCGTGAATACGGAGCCCCAGAACTCTCGATGAGGGAGGACCTTCAAGCAAATATCATTGAAAATGATAGCGAATCCCCATTCTATGGAATTTATTACGGTAATAAACTAATTGCAAGAATGAGTCTTTACCGTGTAGAAGAAAAATTTGATAAATATTTCGAGCCACCACAAGATTATTTAGAATTATTCAAACTTGAAGTACTAGAGTCCTATCAGCAAAAAGGATATGGAAAAGCTTTAGTAGATTTCGCAAAAAGCTTCAATTTACCAATTAAAACAAACGCAAGACAACGTTCAGATGATTTTTGGAATAAGATGGGGTTTGAATCTGTAACCTATCAATCATCCCGTGACCGTGGCGAAAACCCTTATGTATGGTATCCAGAAGGCGTAAAAGAACAGATGTTACCAGAAGAATAA